One Curtobacterium sp. MCLR17_032 genomic window carries:
- the nucS gene encoding endonuclease NucS, which translates to MRLVIARCSVDYAGRLSAHLPLANRLLMLKADGSLLVHSDGGSYKPLNWMSPPCSIAIAEPDEDQAAAGITQVWTVTQKKTQDRLIVSIHEVFADESHDLGVDPGLVKDGVEAHLQQLLAEQIELLGDGHTLVRREYMTAIGPVDILARDDAGASVAVEMKRNANIDAVEQLTRYLELMNRDPHLRPVQGVLAAQSFAPQARTLAEDRGIRCLVLDYDEMRGIEGGHARLF; encoded by the coding sequence GTGCGTCTCGTCATCGCCCGCTGCTCCGTCGACTACGCCGGTCGCCTGTCGGCACACCTGCCCCTCGCGAACCGCCTGCTCATGCTGAAGGCGGACGGCTCGCTGCTCGTCCACTCCGACGGCGGCAGCTACAAGCCGCTGAACTGGATGAGCCCGCCGTGCTCCATCGCGATCGCCGAGCCCGACGAGGACCAGGCCGCCGCCGGCATCACCCAGGTGTGGACGGTGACGCAGAAGAAGACGCAGGACCGCCTGATCGTCAGCATCCACGAGGTCTTCGCCGACGAGTCCCACGACCTGGGCGTCGACCCGGGTCTGGTGAAGGACGGGGTCGAGGCGCACCTGCAGCAGCTCCTGGCCGAGCAGATCGAACTCCTGGGCGACGGGCACACGCTGGTCCGCCGCGAGTACATGACCGCCATCGGACCGGTCGACATCCTGGCGCGCGACGACGCCGGTGCGAGCGTCGCGGTCGAGATGAAGCGCAACGCCAACATCGACGCGGTCGAGCAGCTCACCCGCTACCTCGAGCTGATGAACCGCGACCCGCACCTGCGGCCGGTGCAGGGCGTGCTGGCGGCGCAGTCGTTCGCCCCGCAGGCACGCACCCTGGCCGAGGACCGCGGGATCCGCTGCCTGGTGCTGGACTACGACGAGATGCGCGGCATCGAGGGCGGGCACGCCCGCCTGTTCTGA